The window aaaactaaGAATGCCCTTTTCCCTTAGGAACATGTACACAACTATGTGTGAAAGGCTGTGTAACAGTTGCGATCGGCTTGCAAGCACAAGAACACCTTGCAGGTCGCGCAACGCACTCGGGTTCTCCCAGTGCAGCCTGCTGCTCTGCAGCGCGCTGCATTCTTCAGGCTGATCATTTCTGGGAGATGTGCATTAGCCCCCTCCGCGGACTGAGACATGGGGCACTGTAGTCACTGGacgtttttttcccttgttttgaATCGTCTTCTTCCTCTGACACTTCTGAAAATTCTGCATCGTCTTCTTGACTGTGATGCTGGGCCAAGAGGGTGTTAGCCACTTCCATACGGAACTCAAGGAACTGCATGATGCTCTTCTTTGGTGCACCACATGTTGTGAGGTCTTTGCGGTACAGTATCCAGCTGTTGGCTAAAGCCAGATCTGTGAAGTGCATAAGCATTCGCATTGTCCACTTCTTAGTACGAGCGCTCATGCGATAGTAGCTGATCATTCTGTCAACCAAGTCAACTCCACCCATCTTGAGGTTGTACTCACGGACAATGCTTGGTCGCGAGACAGACAcatattgtttcagtttttttgtcccAGCGCTGGCAGGTGTCTTCGGGCTGTGTACCATGAACAACAGACATCATCAGTACTGGTTTGTTGTCGTACCACTTCACTACACACAAACTTTCCATCTTCAGTGGAAACTTCTGTTGAGGTacctcttcctgtgtttttcatgGTTATGTCAGTGGGTAACTTCTGCACTGCTGCAGCGACCGGTTTTTCATTACTGTACCAGTCACGTACAGCTCCTTCTTCATCAGTTGTTCCGCACACTGGATGCTTGTGAAGAACCGGTCACAATACACTTTTGTGCCACGATGCAGAGTTTGACACAGACGAGCCATGACTAAGCTTCCCAAACCCAGACCCTCTGGTTCTTCAACCTGCTCAAGCAGTGCACCTGCACCTTGATACAGATCAAGGTCCAGCACAATGCCATCTGCTGTAGCACAAACAAAGTTCTTTATGCCAACTGGGTTTGGCTTCATTGGCAGATATTGTCTACATGGACAGGCTTCTGTGAAAGGTATCATCTGCTCATCGATCGATACGCATTCAGGTCGAGTCTGAGACCTGCAGCCTTGCAGAATCCGATCCAGAAAAGGCCTCACCTTCCAGAATTTGTCACTCCTCCTCAGGTCTTCTGGCACATCATCATCAATTAGCACTTTTAATGATTGCCTCAGTCTGAAGAATCTGTCGCGCGTGAATCTGTCAGTGATGGCAGTGAATCTCAAGGCTTTGGACCAGTACATCCTGATTTTTGGGTATCGGACGCAGGACATCAAAATAcaggcaccaaaaaaaaaaatggtaaaccTCATCTACTGATGTGTTGAGTGGGTCCCCACTCCTGGCTAGTGACATAGCATTAGAGCAatctgaaataattttcatcaaATCTTTGTCTATGTACTGTTCAAAATAGTTTAGTGGGGTCCAGCCATGTCTGTCCTGCTCAGTATCGTCCTCATGTTCAAACTCGGCAAGGTTTGGCGTCAATGGAGTAGCCCTCCAGCGCATTCCACGTCCTGcataatcagaatcagaataaaaaTAGCACTTAGTGCAAAAAAGTTACACATTTACCCATACAGGCAATTCACTGAGGTGTATTGGTGCAATTGCATGCAACAAAGTTAAATCTGAGTGGACGTTTCTAAGAAATTTGAAGATTTATCTTCAAGgtgtgccaaaataaaaacaattaccTTTATTGGATTGTCCCTGAGGGCTTGGTCCTGGTGTTGGCTCTTCTGGGCCATTATTTGAGTCATCAGGTTCAATCCGTTGTGTTTGACGGACGACGACGTCTGGGAGTGTGGGATCTGGCGTCATAGTCTGAACCTGTCCcttccctgtccctgtccctgaaTCTGTCAACAAGTGAAGTAAATTAGCACACTGCTACAAACATTGAATGGTGCTGTGTCTATATGTTTTCCTCCCAATCCTTCACCTAGCCTTGAAGCCCCAACTGCCTAAAATAAACTAATATCCACTGGGTCTTTGCTAACCATTATTTTCACAACAGAGACGTTTACGTCCCCTGCTGTGCTCAGTGGGAATGGGGTCTTCTTCACCACTACTGTCATCCTCACTGCTGCTTTGAACCTGTGGTGGGGGATGATAATCAGCATCCAGGATGGCATCATTGTTGTCAGACAAATTATCCAAATCTGACTTGTCTCCATCAAGTAGCCAGATTAGCTCCAGTGCTCTTTCCACAGAAAAACgctctgaaaataaaatcatgaaaaaatcaaatacaaatccatgtaatttatgtatatatgtatttattttttatttatttcactgggACAATGTACAGTTTTTTAGCTGCACTGGAATTAGCTATAAGCCTATTTATAGCTGCTATTCCTGGGCACATTGAACTTTTTCTTGTACTCGTCGCCCTTTTGAATTCTTCCGGTAGTGTGTAGTACTCTTCTGTTACCACTGTGTGGTAGCGTAAGTATTCACGTGGCCATAAGGCCCCAAGTAAGCGGAATTAACTACTATGGtaattttttaccaaaatgtgATGTCCACACATGTGTACGCAAGGTCTTAAGAGGCTAAGTCCCCGTGTTGTTACCTGTGTGCAGCGTGGCCGTCTTTATCCGGCTTTCCTCCAGCGTTAAGAAGCAGCTGCTCTTCTCTGTAGTCGCGTCTCCTGCCTCGATATCGCAGGTCACCACCATGATGGGACCCCTCCCCCCCTTCAGATGGACCTGGATGCTGTCCTGAGTCAGCACACACGACAGCCTGCGTCAGCCTGATGATGCTGCTTTTATTCTGTCTACCTCCTGAATGTATCAGtcagtgatgcagaaaatgccTGTATCTTCTGTTGTTTACCTCTTTGGGCGCAGGAACTTCCAACTTGGTTTCCTCCGGAGCTTTGACGACGATCACCGTCTGCTCCTCGAAGGCTCTGACCCGGCTGATGTCCTCATGGGTCACATAAGCCAACGTGcaagaaaagttaaagaaaaccTGCTTCATTGTTTTACACAACTGTTTTAGTCcacaaactaaaattaaaagaaagaaaaaaaaaaacacattttaggcgtaaagggttaaactgaagGTTTACAACATGTGACAAATGAATCTCTGGAAGGATATGCGGCGTTGTCCATGTCGTCGGTCATGTCGAAGAGCTGCTGGGCGCAGCTTTTGATGAGGCTGTCGAGCGTCTCCTCCACCAGCTTCAGGTTCTCCAGCTCTCTCTCGAACTTCTGCTGGTTCTTCCACAGAAAGCTGGAGATCTGACAGCTTCCTCTGCACAGACCACAGACAGCGCCATTACTGCGACGCTTGACGGCAACACACGAGACGTTTTTTCACTTGCGTTAAAGGGCAATCTTGACTTTGGAAATTATAGTTCTGAAGAATATCGATACAAGACGGagcataaataatgtaaattgaAGCTGCAACTAGTTCTTTTCACTgcttattcatttgtttatttatttttatgtatatatatatatatatatatatatatatatatatatatatatatatatatatatatacatatatatattttttttttaattcatttttttgaaaaaaaaattcaattttttatgtctgaaaaataccaaagataTCAACTGTACAATTTTCTAAACGGAGAAAAGCAGAAAACCTTCCATTTCTGAGAAGCTGAAATcagcaaatgttttcagttGAATTGTTGGCAAATTTAATGGCGATACGCTCATCTATTCATTCTATTAATTGTGTATGACAGCCAATCATTGactaaaattacagaaatgctAGGATATGAATGTTTATgttacaaacaaataaaatccaatGTATTGATTTcagacccttttttttttgttttcttttgggcTATAATGACAAATATGTGATTTGCTGTCGGTCATTATTAACACGAGCCAACATGGACTATTAAAGAATATAATTccataaaacaccaaaatatagacGCAAACATGCGCAGTGAATGACGCAACCTAAAGACATCTCCTCACACCCCGTCTCCATCTGTTCACTCACATCCACTTGACCTTGTTGGCCGACTGCTTCTCGATGAGGCTGATGTCTTCCAGGACGTTGATGATGTCAAAGACTCGCCGCCTGCGGGTCTGCAGGCTCGTGGTCGCTTGCCGGAGGTCAACCGAGCTGTCCGGAGCATTCAGCAACAGCTCCAGGAAACGCTGCGTCAGCGTCCCCAGAGACACATCTGAATACACACCAAGAGTCAAAGATACGACTCTGAACATCTTTCTAAACCTTTACAGAGTTTACTTTCATCTGtgttaataaaaacagattaaaaaacaataataataatcatttctACCAATCATCTTGTGCTTGAAGTCTGTATCTTATCCTTCATGTTAAATAATGTCAAATACGTAAAAGGTGAGGTCTTTAAGGTTAGACAGAAGCACTCACCTGCTGTGACTCTCTTGGTCTGGATCCTCTGATTAGGGCTGATGCtggaaagaagagaagagataTCAATCAACTTTCAGCTAAATTTGTCATTTCTGTAAAGCTTATGAAAAATACGCTTTGTGCCAACGTGTGCAGGAACTATTTCAGTGTCCCGCAATACCTGCACATGACACTGGCCCCCCACAAGACTTGGAGCAAAAAATACGACTGaagcaaacatttattttaagcagGGCTATCGAACAATTCATTTGGTGAACTGCTGCATTTCTGTAGTCAATCTCGAttaattgcatgtttaaaattcttttactttgcattttaaaacagttgtgAAGTCCACATTGACAAGTCTTAATCGGGAATCAAGTCAATGCAAAGTAATTGCATTAATGATCTTGACTTTTAGATGAATTTCTTTCCAATCAGTGCAGTGCTGATGGGCCTTGAAACAATAACTTAGAGGTTGGAGACAACTTCTCTGTGCTTATTTCTTAAAGGACTACActatttttttggataattttctcttaaaaaaaagtgctttgccACTTTTGGTTATGCGGTTGCCCGCTGACATCATTCTGATGAAGCAGTCAGAAACACGTAAGATGAAAACCAGAAGCAGAGGTGTGTTTTACCCCGTCGTCTTGGCCTCTGGAGTCGTCATGGCACCCAGATCCTGAAATTCAGAAAGTGACAACCGCAGATGAAAACAGCTCTGGATACATCTGACACATTGTAAGTTTGGTATTCAACATTGAAGAGACTGACATTACAAAATCTGCAGGGTTCCCGACCCTTTTCACggataacatttcaaaacttttccatgactagtgagcatacatgaagggagagacacAACGGAgtaggtttcatttcaaatttGGGGAGAACACATATGAAACAGGGGGGGTTGAATAATTTCCAGCATTTCGCtatatttttatgcaccaatttgtgccatttctgcatcaatttatggtttaaatgtcttttgttttgaagaaacCTTCGTGAcgataaacaaaaacatcctcACACACTGACGCATATTAAAGATTCGTAATGCTGACAGCTTCAGGAAATAAACGAGCattaatgttacattacatggacaGGTATCCCTGGAAGATTTCTGTAACGACTTCtgtacacacaacaaaaatccatgacttttccaaaacttttttttaatttcatgacatttccaggtgaccgtgggaaccctgaatctCGCTTGTTACAATCATGTTGCAGTTTTGGGAGTTATTACATGTtattactaaaaacaaaatgttttacagagAGATTCTATTGACACCCATTAAAACCGTCTCTGTCTAAAGAACCTGCATCACATCTGGaagcatttaaacatgatttttttggatCTGTTGTTTATTCAGGTCGGATATTTTGATAAATCAAAAGATAATAAACTTGAATGGGACCTACTTTATGGCacatatgtataaaaatatgcagtttaaTATTCAAAGAGAAAATGTGGTGACAGAGTAACTGTCCTGACCTGCTGTGGTGGATCCACTGCAGGAGGCTCTGGTGCCGGAGGCTCCACGTGAGCAGGACCATCATCCCCACCGTCATCtgcatcatcttcatcatcatcacagccGCCACCGGTGGCCCACTGATCTTCTTCCTCGGACGATTCGGCTCCCCAGGGGCTGATCAAGGGCCCGTCCAGACAAGGGGGCATGATGGGAATGGCGTCACTGTTGACCCCGTTGGTGGAGATGTCCTCCGGCAGGAAGTGGTCCTCACAGATTAAATGCTGCTCCGTGGAGTCCTGCTTGTCCGTCTCCCTCAGCGCCGCCAGCCATACCTGAGCAAAGTCAGCAGCGTTACTGCAAAATGTCCCTGCTTACAGTAGAGGTCATTtgtcaaattaattttattcgaaatgtctcatttaaatttttgcctCAACAGTTTGCATCAACCTGGTtctgtttttaaactgaaaatgatttCGTATCAGCTTTGGAAAAAGaaatactcacacacatatgtgtttatttatgttggGGGGAGGGTCACACATTTTCCCCCAATCCCtcagagagatttaaaaaaacctgtAGCTTTGAGGAGGCTGATCTAATCTAATGAATAACGTGCAGTCCCTTGTTTCCCGTTATTTCCAATGGAAATTTCCCACCGTGTATATTCCCGGATTTCTGCAAACCCTTGTTTTTGGTAATGCGtggtgtttttagccaaaaAGCTATGCTAACAGTCTAACTTAACGTAACGTTAGCCAGATAACCGTATGTTagatttggtcaaattttcacGTGACCGTACCTTGACTCGTGCGGGGTCTTTGGGGAAGTTGAAGAACCTCTTCGGTGGCCGGTTGAAGATCCCCCGGTTTGCCTCGCGGTTCGGACATCCAGAGACAACACACTTCCCCATGATGCCGACGTCTCCTCTCCCCCCGAACCGAGCCGGGCTACCGGCTCACCGAGCCCCGTTATTAACCGATAACAAGCGCCACAATACGACTAACGTTGCCCGGTTTGTTTATGTGTCGTGTGTCGCCGCTGCTTTTCAGACCGGAAAAGGTGTGTTTATGAACCGGAAATACAACAACGGAGGGAGATATAGCAGAGCGCGCCAAATGAGCGCCATCTACTGCCTGAAGCCCGTTATTACACATCtacacaataatatatatatgtgtgtgtgtgtgtgtgtgtgtgtgtgtgtgtgtgtgtgtgtgtgtttatttttttaatccattatCTGGTTTTATAACTTATAAAGgtacaaaactgaaaatcatgACAATGAAATCTCATTGCTTATATGAGATTTCcggcactttttattttaagaggAAAACATGAGGACTGAAGTTTAAAATTATAGCCTATATGTTTATATAGACTAttcgatatactatactatttcataaaaaatgttattacgACTATTACAGTTCCATTTATAGCTTATACTCAGGCCTATATAAGCTACTATATCTTTAACCTCTACTAGCCCTATATTATACAATAGCATATAACATCCCATAGCCTACCTTGTTTTAGGGATGATCGTTACTGAATTTTTTCCCCAATATCCAATATGCCTATATTTAgcaactcatttggccgataaGCAACGCCACGTTTTTTCCCACCTATTTTTAGTGTTTATCTAGTCTTTTCTGTGGtagaattaacatcatattatgtgAACTCTTATCATAATGGCCCCCCCATTATAGTGTTGCAGCTGGTATGGAtggaaataattttaattatattataacCCTTTTAACAATACAccatattattatttcaatagTTTATTGTAATGTTGTATACTACACCATATGTTGTATAATTTGACATGACATGGAAATAATCAAGTAAAGTGTATGcttcaaaattgtatttaaatgtggtgcttgagtaaatgtatttagttacattttaccAGCAACCAGTCCTgagattattattatgtcatggttattattaattaatcaattgtCAGCAGAGGTTTTGAAGCTCCACaagttgatttttatacatttaagcAAACAGTTTcatcaaagacagaaaaaaacacacttatatTAACTGTTCATTATAAACTTCCTGAATCAGCTTCCAATTGAAAACCAGAGCAGGTGCTGATCAGTGTTGCAACACAAGATTTATTCAGAGCAAGAGATGCCAACACCAGCATGATAAAAATTGTACAAACTTCAcaagtcaaattaaaatatcaCGTAGCGTATCTCGTGACCTTAAAcatacagcaaaaatatcaacaaaaccCATGCCATGTGGTAAGAAAACTGTTGTTGAAAGTTTGCGAGTAACACAGAAGAAGGGGtaagaggagagaaaatgaatgTTGTATAAAAACCCCTTATCAATGCACCGCTGAAAAgaaactgtaacattttcataaaCTGATGATTTCACAAATATTCATATGGATTTCTTTTGCATTCTAGCATGTCACATGTTAGTGTTGAGATTCTCTATGTAAATAGTTACAGTTTAGCTTTTACATCTGATATTACAATATCTAGTCTATTGACTGTCTTTAAGTGGCAGAATTGTGCTTTAACTCCCATTTCCTTTGTTATCAGTAAGAATAACtgactgaataaaaaatacaagccGTCAGTCTATCTAATGCAGTAGTTTACTGGCAGGAAGCTGCGGACACAAAGCTTTGGACAGAGATGTGAAGTCAGGGATGAGGCTTAGCAGTAAAAGTCCAAAGAAGATGTATCTTTAAAGGAAAACTCCcgtttggtgtttgtttttccttcctaTGGGAAACTGTTAAATGTGTCAGTCATCTAAAAATGATCAGAAGCTGGTAAACATCATGTTTAAGGGGTCAGTCActtgaaattattttccatAGGAGCTATATGGTGCTTACATTAGTGAAGGTGTATATTCCAACCTAATGTGGCACATTCTTTGACATACGTGGTCTTTTACATCATTTTCATACATTCATATATTTGGACTATACTTTAATTGTAAGGGTTAAAAAACTAATCATATTATTTAAGTGACAATTTTGACCCCTTTCCCTGTTGAAaagcattctgggaaatgtaggaaatTACAAACTGTGCTAAAAATAGTGGAGGCAGGTTAAGGTATGACACTGAACCAGACTGATGATTTTTGGTGCTTTAGAAATCCAGTTATTTTCATTCGTTGTCAGTTTGGTAGCCTATGGCGGATGGCTTTATAGACTCATGAGTCTATAGGCCAAAGTTTCTGTGGATAAGAGGCTAGCTTAAAGTTCCCTAATTCATCCAGAATTGACCCAGAGGAAGTAAATTTAAGCTgcggtttaaaaaaaaaaaaagtataatctTTTGTTTCAACTCGTTTGGGTacacaaaacagaattttaagCTCTATGATTGGACATTATGTCTTGGCTTCCTGATACTTacgaaaataaataaataaattaaacaaaaggtAACATTTTAGCGAGAAGCTTATCAGTGCGGTTCAGCaatctgtttttggtttttctttttaaattgtttgaacattaaaaaaatactttaaggTTATCAGTTTAAGGGGACTACAGGGggagttttcctttaaaaaacaaatcaaatcagtgAAATTCGTTCCAGGTTGCTTTCAAATAAGAATCACCGGCACAAAGTCTTGTCGAAGTCACAGTTTCCACAAACTCGCTGTACAGTTTTTGCTTCAGTTACCACGTGATAATACTTTGACATACTCCAATAAAGTGCATGCATGATCGACGGTGttgagaaaacattttccatCAGTACTGTGATTGCAGACTGAATGTCATCGTAAGGCCGATTCAGATCAAATACTCAGTTGGTAAATTCAGTGCGCAGACGTCGCGTTACGACTGCTGGCTCtagtttttattcatcttttcaaGAACAatcaaagataataaaaaagtgcTGCTTGGTCATCAAGTCGTCTGGCATCATGTCCCATTGTGGCTCACACAATGAGATGCATGACTGGAAAGACGTTTTCTACAGAACGAGTGCAATATACAATGACGGATGGGGACGTTTGACCCTGTAAGTCCAGTGGAGCCGTCAGCctttagaaagaaaaatcatatCTACAAATCCTTTCGCCTGCCGAGTGCCTCttaatcaacaataaaaacatcaaaacatggaaacaaaggTGTCCCTGTGCAAAGTCGAACATGACAGAACCAAAGTCCTTTCACCCGCGTCAGATTCCTAAAACATGATTGTAGTAAAAGGTTTATACAAAACGCAATACATTTATAGTTAGTAAAAAGATCTATCAGCTCTTTGCTAGTTTTATTCATAAGAAATTGCATATacccaaacattttttcatatagATTGCATCCCATATCTAAACAAATGATTTAATATTATCACACCAATATTGCTGACAAGTTGTCCTATTAGCTAGTCAAGGttgatgattaaaataaattcagaatgGCAGATTGTCTCCTACATTTTCTGTAGCCATTGGTCTTTCCCGCTTCATTCTCCGCATGAACAAAGAAAAGCGACAGAACAGTGACAGTTTGAAACGAAACAACTCCGAAGGGGATGATGGGATTTGCACCAGTAAGTTTCCGTGTCATGATGTTTGAGATCTTCTTGCTTATAGCATTGGTTCTTCTCGTAATTTTAGCTAAAGATTTACAGTAATATTAGTGTCAACTTCCAAAGattacaaaaatgaatga is drawn from Plectropomus leopardus isolate mb chromosome 16, YSFRI_Pleo_2.0, whole genome shotgun sequence and contains these coding sequences:
- the e2f6 gene encoding transcription factor E2F6, which translates into the protein MGKCVVSGCPNREANRGIFNRPPKRFFNFPKDPARVKVWLAALRETDKQDSTEQHLICEDHFLPEDISTNGVNSDAIPIMPPCLDGPLISPWGAESSEEEDQWATGGGCDDDEDDADDGGDDGPAHVEPPAPEPPAVDPPQQDLGAMTTPEAKTTGISPNQRIQTKRVTADVSLGTLTQRFLELLLNAPDSSVDLRQATTSLQTRRRRVFDIINVLEDISLIEKQSANKVKWIGSCQISSFLWKNQQKFERELENLKLVEETLDSLIKSCAQQLFDMTDDMDNAALAYVTHEDISRVRAFEEQTVIVVKAPEETKLEVPAPKEDSIQVHLKGGRGPIMVVTCDIEAGDATTEKSSCFLTLEESRIKTATLHTESSSPQSAVQSA